The Rhododendron vialii isolate Sample 1 chromosome 8a, ASM3025357v1 genome has a window encoding:
- the LOC131335698 gene encoding uncharacterized protein LOC131335698 has protein sequence MVHTPTSDRSALVAIPQGQFGSSGGLVPQSGKSQAGSSSGPIGRESLRCDHCHNTGHTRDFCWKLHGRPSHGRGGGHGGHGRGFMRSQAQAHVSESTTATLPDSGFNNGVQPPSDHVRGLSQGEIQALRRLMAQADSPSTIAPTSTTGSTLSYFAHTGTGHGQSDWQW, from the exons ATGGTGCATACTCctacttctgatcgttctgctTTGGTTGCCATTCCTCAGGGTCAGTTTGGTTCTAGTGGTGGGCTTGTTCCACAGAGTGGTAAGTCACAAGCTGGTTCTAGCAGTGGGCCTATTGGTCGTGAGTCACTCCGGTGTGATCATTGCCACAACACTGGCCATACCAgggatttctgttggaagttacatggccGTCCCTCTCATGGGCGAGGGGGTGGACACGGTGGTCACGGTCGTGGTTTCATGCGTTCTCAGGCCCAAGCTCATGTTTCAGAGTCCACAACTGCTACCTTGCCTGATTCTGGGTTCAATAATGGCGTTCAGCCGCCTTCTGATCATGTTAGAGGATTGTCTCAGGGGGAGATACAAGCTCTCAGGCGCCTCATGGCTCAGGctgattctccatctactataGCTCCCACCTCCACAACAGGTTCCACGTTATCCTATTTTGCCCACACAG GAACTGGACACGGGCAaagtgattggcagtggtaa